From the genome of Deltaproteobacteria bacterium:
ACGTCGGACACGATGACATAGATGGTCTGCGAGACCGGATCGCCGGGTTTCTCCAGGGGCCGGTGAAGCGCTCCGTGGTCGTCGTCCCGCGCCGAGCCCAGCATCACCATGCCGTTGCCGAACACGAGCTGGGCGTGGAGGATGAGACCGCCCTCGCCCGGTACCACCAGGTGCCGTTCGAAGCCGAACGCTTCACACAGCCAGTCGATGGCCTTGATTGCATCCCGGTACCGGATGGCCGGAATCAGGGTTGTCCTCGTATCTTTTGCCGGGCTGGTCATGCCCGCAGTCTTCCACATTGCGCTCAAAACGCCAAGTTGGTGCGTCGCCCGGGGTTGCCGCTAAGGAATGTGGTTGACTGGTCGATCTATTATTTATAGCATACCAAGGAGGTGAAGCTGGCCGTGGAGAAACTGAAGGAATACGCCGGGGTGATCATCGCCGTCATGACCGTGGCGGTGTCGCTGTCGGGGCTGGTCTTGTGGGCCATTCAGATCCAGATCGTCCCGGAGATCAGGCGCCTGGACGGGCGCATCGAGTCGGTGCATACGGGCCTCGCTGGCCGCATCGAGTCGGTGCATACGGACCTCGCTGG
Proteins encoded in this window:
- a CDS encoding VOC family protein yields the protein MTSPAKDTRTTLIPAIRYRDAIKAIDWLCEAFGFERHLVVPGEGGLILHAQLVFGNGMVMLGSARDDDHGALHRPLEKPGDPVSQTIYVIVSDVDAHHARAAGAGAEIVMAPEDQEHGGRLYCCRDPEGNLWCFGSYDPWDEGA